The Pseudarthrobacter sp. NS4 genome includes a window with the following:
- a CDS encoding DMT family transporter: MSWFILLVSGALEAVWAAALHRAFQSTGRRRITSTALFLVSVAASTAGLAIAMQSIPTGTAYAVWVGVGVVLTSAYAIVTKLERPTAARLLLLSGIAACVVGLKVVA, translated from the coding sequence ATGTCCTGGTTCATCCTCCTCGTCTCCGGCGCCCTGGAAGCAGTGTGGGCCGCAGCCCTGCACCGGGCATTCCAAAGCACCGGACGCCGCCGCATCACCTCCACCGCCCTGTTCCTGGTGTCCGTCGCGGCCAGCACAGCCGGCCTGGCCATCGCCATGCAGTCCATCCCCACCGGCACCGCCTACGCCGTCTGGGTAGGGGTGGGTGTGGTCCTGACGTCCGCCTACGCCATCGTCACCAAGCTGGAACGCCCGACGGCGGCGCGCCTGCTCCTGCTGTCCGGCATCGCTGCGTGCGTGGTTGGCCTGAAGGTGGTGGCGTGA
- a CDS encoding HutD/Ves family protein produces the protein MEIIRFADLKAEPWRNGGGVTRQIAAQPSPSVASEDAPNGRANGGRDPGWDWRVSIADVTKAGDFSPFPGMERVLTVIEGELLLLSVDGAEHPMEKYRPFRFAGGAATSGKLPTGDVRNLNVITRAGAFKGFTSIIELSRKRAHPVFDGQLGVLLQGQAKVSAGEGGPADLGRYDTVVGSDSETPDVLGRGFLAVVSIDPVED, from the coding sequence ATGGAAATTATCCGTTTCGCTGACCTCAAGGCCGAACCATGGCGCAACGGCGGCGGGGTGACACGGCAGATCGCGGCCCAGCCTTCGCCCTCAGTGGCATCCGAGGACGCGCCTAACGGGCGCGCCAACGGCGGCCGGGACCCGGGCTGGGACTGGCGGGTCAGCATCGCGGATGTAACCAAAGCCGGCGACTTTTCCCCCTTTCCCGGCATGGAGCGCGTTCTCACGGTGATTGAGGGTGAACTCCTGCTGCTGTCCGTGGACGGGGCCGAACACCCCATGGAGAAGTACCGCCCGTTCCGGTTCGCCGGCGGAGCAGCCACGTCCGGCAAACTGCCGACGGGCGATGTCCGGAACCTCAACGTCATCACCCGGGCAGGGGCATTCAAGGGCTTCACGTCCATTATCGAGTTGTCCAGGAAGCGCGCCCACCCCGTTTTCGATGGGCAACTGGGGGTACTGCTGCAGGGGCAGGCCAAAGTAAGTGCCGGCGAGGGTGGACCTGCAGACCTGGGGCGGTACGACACAGTGGTGGGCTCGGACAGTGAAACCCCTGACGTGCTGGGCCGCGGCTTCCTGGCCGTGGTGTCCATCGACCCGGTTGAGGACTAA
- a CDS encoding 2-phosphosulfolactate phosphatase codes for MNAPHSNALHVYTASAAHRQLPYTVRLEWGLDGARTVTSGVDLAVVVDVLSFSTCVSVALDRGAQVFPYPWKDPSAEDFAAHVHAELAGPRNGGGLSLSPASLRAADSLKRVVLPSPNGSALCHLLAGEVPLVAAVCLRNAAATADWVAANLPEDAVIAVVAAGERWPDGTLRPAVEDQIGAGAFIAGLVAAGKGGYEAGDGRHGYSPEAVAAAAVFEAAEPRLREMLHGCSSGRELAGSGYAGDIDIAAELDDSDAVAILVDGAFSSSPAHS; via the coding sequence ATGAACGCTCCGCATTCGAACGCCCTGCATGTGTATACCGCGAGCGCGGCGCACCGGCAGCTCCCCTATACGGTGCGCCTGGAGTGGGGGCTCGACGGCGCCAGGACAGTCACGTCGGGCGTTGACCTCGCCGTGGTGGTGGACGTCCTGTCCTTCAGCACGTGCGTCAGCGTTGCCCTGGACCGCGGTGCCCAGGTATTTCCGTATCCATGGAAGGACCCCAGCGCGGAGGACTTTGCCGCCCACGTCCACGCCGAACTCGCCGGTCCCCGCAACGGCGGCGGGCTCAGCCTGTCCCCGGCAAGCCTCCGGGCGGCGGATTCGCTGAAGCGCGTGGTCCTGCCTTCCCCCAATGGTTCCGCGCTGTGCCATCTGCTGGCCGGCGAGGTGCCGCTGGTAGCCGCAGTCTGCCTCCGCAACGCCGCAGCGACGGCGGACTGGGTGGCAGCAAACCTGCCCGAGGACGCGGTGATCGCAGTAGTGGCCGCCGGTGAACGCTGGCCTGACGGCACCCTCCGTCCCGCCGTGGAGGACCAGATCGGAGCAGGCGCTTTCATCGCCGGGCTGGTGGCTGCCGGCAAAGGTGGTTACGAGGCCGGGGACGGCAGGCACGGCTACTCACCGGAGGCCGTCGCGGCGGCCGCCGTCTTCGAAGCCGCGGAGCCGCGCCTCCGCGAGATGCTGCACGGCTGCTCCAGCGGGCGGGAGCTGGCGGGCTCAGGCTATGCGGGCGACATCGATATCGCCGCCGAGCTGGACGACAGCGACGCGGTCGCCATCCTTGTGGACGGCGCCTTCAGCAGCAGCCCGGCACACAGCTGA
- a CDS encoding aldo/keto reductase: protein MTASTVLLGDGLAVSPLGFGGMALTPVYGEVDPAEALKTLHHAVDAGVSFIDTADIYGGGSNEELIAQLLKERRDEVQLATKFGLVGTPADGYTDIRNDAAYIRQAVDRSLQRLGTDVIDLYYMHRRDLRVPIVETVEALAELAQQGKVRHLGLSEVTAQELEEATAVHPIAAVQSEWSIWSRDVERNVVPAAAALGVGFVPYSPLGRGFLTGTVDAANLGSNDFRRRIPRFAPDAASSNQAVVSAVQSVAGELGATPAQVALAWLLAQGKRLGLPVVPIPGTRKRHRIDENLGALALELSPPQLEVLGAASDAVVGSRSADPNWVSQGRE from the coding sequence ATGACTGCATCAACTGTCCTGCTTGGCGACGGCCTGGCCGTCAGCCCCCTCGGGTTCGGAGGGATGGCACTCACTCCCGTGTACGGCGAAGTGGACCCGGCCGAAGCCCTCAAGACCCTTCATCACGCCGTGGACGCCGGTGTCAGCTTCATTGACACCGCGGACATCTACGGCGGAGGCAGCAATGAGGAACTGATCGCGCAATTGCTCAAGGAGCGCCGGGACGAGGTCCAGTTGGCCACGAAGTTCGGGCTCGTCGGGACGCCGGCGGATGGTTACACCGACATCCGGAATGACGCGGCCTACATTCGGCAGGCCGTGGACCGGAGCCTGCAGCGGCTCGGCACGGACGTTATCGACCTCTACTACATGCACCGCCGTGACCTCCGCGTTCCGATTGTGGAAACCGTGGAGGCCTTGGCGGAGCTTGCGCAGCAGGGCAAAGTCAGGCACCTTGGCCTGTCTGAAGTGACCGCCCAGGAGCTGGAGGAAGCGACTGCCGTCCACCCCATTGCGGCAGTCCAGAGCGAATGGTCCATCTGGAGCCGGGACGTGGAACGCAACGTTGTTCCTGCCGCAGCCGCCCTCGGGGTGGGGTTTGTACCGTATTCGCCGCTGGGCCGGGGATTCCTCACCGGCACCGTTGACGCCGCCAACCTGGGAAGCAACGACTTCCGGCGGCGGATCCCCAGGTTCGCCCCGGACGCCGCCAGCTCCAACCAGGCAGTGGTGTCCGCCGTCCAGTCAGTGGCCGGCGAACTTGGCGCGACGCCCGCGCAGGTGGCCCTTGCATGGCTCCTCGCCCAGGGCAAGCGGCTGGGCCTGCCGGTGGTTCCCATCCCCGGCACCCGAAAGAGGCACCGGATCGACGAAAACCTGGGCGCGCTGGCCCTGGAGCTGAGCCCGCCGCAACTGGAGGTCCTGGGCGCTGCCTCGGACGCCGTCGTCGGCTCCCGCTCCGCGGATCCCAACTGGGTGTCCCAAGGCCGCGAGTAA
- a CDS encoding YccF domain-containing protein translates to MKTLLNIIWLVFGGLWLALGYFLAGVICCLLIVTIPWGIASFRIAAYTLWPFGRMVVDKPGGTGVFPLLGNVIWLLVAGVWIAIGHVVTAFAMALTIIGIPLAIANLKLIPVSLMPLGKQIVPTNAPFVTAYR, encoded by the coding sequence ATGAAGACACTGCTCAACATCATCTGGCTGGTTTTCGGCGGGCTTTGGCTAGCGCTTGGCTACTTCCTGGCCGGGGTCATCTGCTGCCTGCTGATCGTCACCATCCCGTGGGGCATCGCGTCCTTCCGGATTGCCGCCTACACGCTGTGGCCGTTTGGACGCATGGTGGTGGACAAGCCCGGAGGCACAGGGGTCTTCCCGCTGCTGGGCAATGTGATCTGGCTGCTGGTGGCGGGCGTCTGGATCGCCATCGGCCACGTGGTCACGGCATTCGCCATGGCCCTCACCATCATTGGGATCCCGCTGGCCATCGCCAACCTGAAGCTGATCCCGGTATCCCTGATGCCGCTGGGTAAGCAGATCGTGCCCACCAACGCGCCGTTCGTCACCGCATACCGCTGA
- a CDS encoding ferritin — MTTSSFNALLSTQIGNEFAASQQYIAVATWFANQDLPQLARYFFRQSVEERNHAMMMVQYMLDRDIPFTIPGVPAVRNDFASVTEPLALALQQEKEVTRNIEDLFRAARGENDALGEQFMLWFLKEQVEEVASMTTLLNIAERADNLFDIENFIARETIGDGGRDNAAPEAAGGVL, encoded by the coding sequence ATGACCACTTCATCGTTCAATGCGCTTCTGTCCACCCAAATCGGCAACGAATTCGCAGCATCGCAGCAGTACATTGCGGTGGCCACCTGGTTCGCGAACCAGGACCTCCCCCAGCTTGCCCGGTACTTCTTCCGCCAGTCAGTGGAGGAACGGAACCACGCCATGATGATGGTGCAGTACATGCTGGACCGCGATATCCCCTTCACCATCCCCGGCGTCCCCGCCGTCCGCAACGACTTCGCCTCCGTCACCGAGCCGCTGGCCCTTGCCCTGCAGCAGGAGAAGGAAGTTACCCGCAACATCGAGGACCTGTTCCGTGCGGCCCGCGGCGAGAACGACGCCCTGGGCGAGCAGTTCATGCTCTGGTTCCTGAAGGAGCAGGTGGAGGAGGTGGCGTCCATGACCACGCTGCTGAACATTGCCGAGCGTGCGGACAACCTGTTCGACATCGAGAACTTCATCGCCCGGGAAACCATTGGCGACGGCGGCCGCGACAACGCCGCCCCGGAAGCTGCCGGCGGCGTGCTCTAA
- a CDS encoding phosphoribosylanthranilate isomerase, which yields MFVKVCGLSTPESVREAVKAGADAVGFVLTASPRVVSPGQVSSLLAEVPAGVSPIGVFRHEPVADAVAIARAAGLEWIQLHGQRTREDVATVHDAGMKLIRAVTMGAAPEEFEDWGEDLLLIDAAVPGSGEAWDYSSMAGLPVLQGRHWLLAGGLDPKNVGQATAVAHAWGVDVSSGVEASRGVKDLARIRAFVHAAKSDATV from the coding sequence ATGTTCGTCAAAGTGTGTGGTCTCAGTACGCCGGAATCCGTCCGTGAGGCGGTCAAGGCAGGGGCGGATGCAGTCGGTTTCGTCCTTACCGCCAGCCCGCGGGTTGTGTCGCCGGGCCAGGTGTCCTCGCTGCTGGCCGAGGTCCCCGCAGGAGTGTCCCCGATCGGCGTTTTCCGCCACGAACCGGTTGCCGACGCCGTGGCCATCGCGCGGGCAGCCGGGCTGGAGTGGATCCAGCTGCACGGCCAGCGCACGCGGGAGGACGTTGCCACCGTTCACGACGCCGGCATGAAACTGATCAGGGCCGTCACCATGGGTGCCGCTCCCGAAGAGTTCGAAGACTGGGGCGAGGACCTGCTGCTGATTGACGCGGCGGTGCCGGGATCGGGGGAGGCCTGGGACTACTCTTCCATGGCCGGCCTGCCGGTGCTCCAGGGACGCCACTGGCTGCTCGCCGGCGGACTGGACCCGAAGAACGTGGGCCAGGCAACCGCGGTGGCGCACGCGTGGGGTGTGGACGTGTCCTCGGGTGTGGAAGCATCACGCGGGGTCAAGGACCTGGCCCGGATCCGTGCCTTTGTGCACGCCGCAAAGTCGGACGCCACAGTCTGA
- a CDS encoding YciI family protein, which translates to MKKFVVLYIAPQSAQEQMQESTPEAAQEGMKAWMEWAGRAGDGLVDMGKPLGAGREITATGTSDATNGVAGYALVQAEDLEAAQALFDGHPHLMMPGATIQVYESLDLPGM; encoded by the coding sequence ATGAAAAAGTTTGTTGTTCTCTACATCGCACCGCAGTCCGCCCAGGAACAGATGCAGGAAAGCACGCCCGAAGCTGCCCAGGAGGGCATGAAGGCCTGGATGGAGTGGGCCGGCCGTGCGGGTGACGGGCTTGTGGACATGGGCAAGCCGCTGGGCGCCGGCCGGGAAATCACAGCCACAGGAACCTCGGATGCCACCAACGGAGTTGCCGGCTACGCCCTCGTCCAGGCGGAGGATCTTGAGGCCGCCCAGGCCCTGTTCGACGGCCACCCGCATCTCATGATGCCGGGCGCCACCATCCAGGTGTACGAATCCCTGGATTTGCCGGGGATGTAG
- a CDS encoding TOBE domain-containing protein has product MTIIRVAEAARLLGVSDDTIRRWTDNGFLTPLRDESGRLAVDGLELALHAQKLAQLPDDPHRTGSSARNRFTGLVTGITADKVMAQVELQCGPFRVVSLMSSEAVREMGLELGSIATAVVKATTVIIETPQGKGVL; this is encoded by the coding sequence ATGACCATCATCCGCGTGGCGGAAGCAGCCCGCTTGCTCGGTGTCAGTGACGATACCATCCGGCGCTGGACTGACAACGGCTTCCTCACTCCGCTCAGGGACGAGTCCGGCAGGCTCGCCGTGGACGGCCTTGAACTCGCCCTGCATGCCCAAAAGCTGGCGCAGCTCCCCGACGATCCGCACCGCACCGGAAGCTCGGCCCGGAACAGGTTTACCGGCCTGGTCACGGGCATCACGGCGGACAAGGTGATGGCCCAGGTTGAACTGCAGTGCGGGCCCTTCCGCGTGGTGTCCCTGATGAGCAGCGAGGCTGTCCGGGAGATGGGGCTGGAGCTTGGGTCCATAGCCACCGCGGTAGTCAAAGCCACCACCGTCATTATCGAAACCCCGCAGGGGAAGGGCGTGCTGTGA
- a CDS encoding VOC family protein, whose translation MSLRIQAVCIDSTEPRVAADFWEKALGWRRTFDEDDEIVLEPPAGSPEDGVSPDLLFLKVPERKGVKNRLHLDLRPQDQDAEVARLEGLGARRVSVGQGPEVTWLVLADPDGNEFCVLRALRPDQQAG comes from the coding sequence ATGAGCCTGCGTATCCAAGCCGTCTGCATCGACTCGACCGAGCCCCGCGTTGCCGCGGACTTCTGGGAGAAGGCACTGGGCTGGCGCCGTACCTTCGACGAGGACGATGAGATTGTGCTGGAGCCGCCGGCCGGCAGCCCGGAGGACGGGGTCTCACCGGATTTGTTGTTCCTCAAGGTGCCGGAACGCAAGGGAGTCAAGAACAGGCTGCACCTGGACCTCCGGCCCCAGGACCAGGACGCCGAGGTGGCCCGGCTCGAGGGACTCGGCGCCAGGCGTGTCTCGGTGGGCCAGGGTCCGGAGGTCACCTGGTTGGTGCTGGCCGATCCGGACGGCAACGAGTTCTGCGTCCTGCGCGCGCTGCGGCCGGACCAACAGGCTGGCTGA
- a CDS encoding ABC transporter permease, producing MNGTRAREAYTGVPGWLYALAVLAALVVVLPLLAIVARVNWANFLPLVTSESALSALGLSLRTSAASTVLCIVLGVPLALVLARGRFPLQGLLRSLVLLPLVLPPVVGGIALLYTFGRQGLLGGAMEVLGLQIAFSTTAVVLAQTFVALPFLVVSLEGALRTGGSRYEAVAATLGAPPGVVFRRVTLPLMLPGLASGAVLAFARSLGEFGATLTFAGSLQGVTRTLPLEIYLQRETDPDAAVALSLVLVAVAVAVVALAYRRPGGGRSGRQASGKRTTAAAAAGANVP from the coding sequence ATGAACGGAACAAGGGCACGCGAGGCTTACACCGGGGTTCCGGGCTGGCTCTACGCCCTGGCAGTCCTGGCCGCCCTGGTGGTTGTCCTCCCGCTGCTGGCCATTGTGGCCAGGGTCAACTGGGCCAACTTCCTTCCATTGGTTACCTCAGAATCGGCGCTTTCGGCCCTCGGCCTGAGCCTCCGCACATCGGCCGCCAGTACGGTGCTGTGCATCGTGCTGGGTGTGCCGCTCGCCCTGGTCCTGGCGCGCGGAAGGTTTCCGCTGCAGGGGCTCCTGCGCTCATTGGTGCTGCTCCCGCTGGTGCTGCCGCCAGTGGTGGGCGGCATCGCGCTGCTCTATACCTTTGGCCGGCAGGGCCTGCTGGGCGGGGCCATGGAGGTGCTGGGACTGCAGATCGCCTTCTCCACCACGGCTGTGGTCCTGGCCCAGACATTCGTGGCGCTGCCGTTCCTTGTCGTCAGCCTGGAGGGCGCGCTGCGGACGGGCGGCTCCCGGTACGAGGCAGTAGCGGCCACGCTCGGCGCACCACCGGGGGTCGTCTTCCGCCGCGTTACCCTGCCGCTGATGCTCCCGGGATTGGCGTCCGGAGCGGTCCTGGCCTTTGCCCGCAGCCTGGGCGAGTTCGGCGCCACACTCACCTTCGCGGGCAGCCTGCAGGGGGTGACCCGGACCCTGCCGCTGGAAATCTACCTGCAGCGGGAAACGGACCCGGACGCCGCCGTCGCGCTGTCCCTGGTCCTGGTTGCCGTGGCCGTTGCCGTGGTAGCACTCGCCTACCGGCGTCCCGGCGGCGGCCGGTCTGGCCGCCAGGCCTCCGGGAAGCGGACGACGGCGGCAGCGGCGGCAGGAGCGAACGTCCCGTGA
- the modA gene encoding molybdate ABC transporter substrate-binding protein: protein MRVNVAAGLAAATLAVSLAGCAGSNAAPAGGYGAAGESSLTVFAAASLKSSFTELADIFEAQHPGTEVTVSFAGSSDLASQISQGAPADVFASADTRNMAKLEDAGLLAGEPRTFATNTLAIAVPQGNPARIGSFADLTRAGTRLVTCARQVPCGAAAATVAERQGTVLSPVSEENSVTDVLGKVISGEADAGLVYVTDVRSAGDKVENIPFPEAAEAVNSYPIAALAGSRNNAATGAFLDLVSSHEGRQVLARAGFGPGTK, encoded by the coding sequence GTGAGGGTCAACGTTGCGGCAGGGCTGGCAGCGGCAACGCTCGCGGTAAGCCTCGCGGGCTGCGCGGGCAGCAACGCCGCCCCGGCCGGTGGCTACGGTGCTGCCGGGGAGAGCAGCCTCACGGTCTTCGCAGCCGCATCGCTTAAGTCCAGCTTCACGGAACTGGCTGACATATTCGAGGCGCAGCACCCGGGAACGGAGGTCACTGTGAGCTTCGCGGGCTCGTCGGATTTGGCGAGCCAGATCAGCCAGGGCGCCCCCGCAGATGTCTTCGCCTCCGCCGACACCAGGAACATGGCCAAGCTTGAGGACGCGGGCCTGCTGGCGGGCGAACCCCGGACTTTCGCCACCAACACACTGGCCATCGCGGTCCCGCAGGGCAATCCTGCCCGCATCGGCTCCTTCGCCGACCTCACCAGGGCCGGGACGCGCCTGGTGACGTGCGCCAGGCAGGTCCCCTGCGGCGCGGCGGCCGCCACCGTCGCGGAAAGGCAGGGCACTGTCCTCAGCCCCGTCAGCGAGGAGAACTCGGTCACCGACGTGCTGGGCAAGGTCATCTCCGGAGAAGCCGACGCCGGGCTGGTCTACGTGACGGATGTGCGGTCCGCCGGGGACAAGGTGGAAAACATCCCGTTCCCGGAAGCGGCCGAAGCGGTGAACAGCTATCCCATCGCGGCGCTGGCGGGCAGCAGGAACAACGCTGCGACCGGGGCCTTCCTGGACCTGGTGAGCAGCCACGAAGGCCGGCAGGTGCTGGCACGGGCCGGCTTCGGGCCGGGCACGAAGTGA
- a CDS encoding DUF4031 domain-containing protein produces MAIYIDPPLWPAHGTHFSHLVSDLSLAELHAFAQEAGIPERAFDGDHYDVPERRLDDLVAAGAIPVEARILVRKLISSGLRIPARQRNKSLKVPLQLRWDGVMPGHDALFLDLLDRWSEPHRRYHGCTHLLSVLESLDLLTDPADPPRTVLLAAWFHDAVYRGIPRQDEEESARLAEDRLAAAGLPDAEVAEVARLVRLTSDHRPGAGDDGGALLCDADLSVLGGERDEYVRYVAAVRQEYAHVGDADFAAGRAAVVRHLLELDPLFHNERAKELWLDAAHLNLKGELT; encoded by the coding sequence ATGGCCATCTACATCGACCCGCCACTGTGGCCTGCGCACGGAACGCATTTCTCCCACCTGGTCTCGGATTTATCGCTGGCTGAGTTGCACGCCTTCGCCCAGGAGGCCGGCATTCCGGAGCGGGCTTTCGATGGTGACCACTACGACGTCCCTGAACGCCGCTTGGACGATTTGGTGGCGGCCGGAGCCATTCCGGTGGAAGCGCGGATCCTGGTCCGCAAACTGATCTCCAGCGGCCTGCGGATCCCCGCCCGGCAGCGGAACAAGTCGCTCAAAGTGCCGCTTCAGCTCCGCTGGGATGGCGTTATGCCCGGCCATGACGCGCTGTTCCTCGATCTCCTGGACCGCTGGAGCGAACCGCACCGCCGCTATCACGGCTGCACGCACCTCCTCTCGGTGCTGGAGTCCCTGGACCTGCTGACTGATCCTGCCGACCCGCCGCGCACGGTGCTCCTGGCGGCCTGGTTCCATGATGCTGTCTACCGCGGGATCCCCCGCCAGGATGAGGAGGAGTCCGCACGCTTGGCCGAGGACCGCCTCGCCGCTGCCGGCCTGCCGGACGCTGAAGTGGCTGAGGTTGCCAGGCTGGTCCGATTGACCAGCGACCACCGCCCAGGGGCAGGGGACGACGGCGGCGCCCTCCTTTGCGACGCCGACCTTTCCGTTCTCGGCGGGGAAAGGGACGAATATGTCCGCTACGTCGCGGCCGTCCGGCAGGAATACGCGCACGTCGGCGACGCCGACTTTGCGGCGGGGCGTGCCGCCGTCGTACGCCATCTGCTGGAACTTGACCCGCTCTTCCATAATGAGCGGGCGAAGGAGCTGTGGCTGGATGCCGCGCACCTGAACCTGAAGGGTGAACTGACATGA
- a CDS encoding DMT family transporter — MLRRSFSWLVLLASAVLEAVWATALGLSDGFSRPLPTLVFVVTATLSMLGLGMAIRHIPLGTAYAIWVGVGAALTVGWAMATGVEPFSVLKLLFIAGIVGCAAGLKALPTEKDQPGSKKQPADKNQPGEIQRAV; from the coding sequence ATGCTGCGGCGTTCCTTCTCCTGGCTGGTGCTCCTGGCCTCGGCCGTCCTCGAAGCTGTGTGGGCAACGGCGCTGGGCCTGTCCGACGGCTTCAGCAGGCCCCTGCCCACCCTGGTTTTCGTCGTCACCGCCACGCTGAGCATGCTGGGCCTGGGCATGGCCATCCGCCACATCCCGCTGGGCACCGCCTACGCCATCTGGGTGGGGGTGGGTGCTGCCCTGACGGTGGGCTGGGCCATGGCCACCGGCGTGGAACCCTTCAGCGTGCTGAAGCTGCTGTTCATCGCCGGGATCGTGGGCTGCGCTGCCGGGTTGAAGGCACTGCCGACCGAAAAGGACCAGCCCGGCAGCAAGAAGCAGCCCGCGGACAAGAACCAGCCCGGCGAGATTCAGCGGGCAGTCTAG
- a CDS encoding sulfate/molybdate ABC transporter ATP-binding protein, which translates to MTFSFQAAVAERGFDVALTVGPAETVAVMGPNGAGKSTLLSSIAGLLKPDSGRAELNGRTLFQLHTARHTWVPPHRRGTALLAQEPLLFPHLSALENVAFGPRSTGTPKRLADSRAMHWLAEVEAGDLAARRPAELSGGQAQRVAVARALAAEPDLLLLDEPLAALDIHSAPLLRRLLKRVLAGRQAIIITHDVLDALMLADRVAILEGGRIVEEGTTRAVLQRPRSSFAAGLAGLNFVPGTLTGNGILTSRGREIAGHFEDPGESGGDSLPGVAVFPPSAVSVFLSDAHGSPRNSFPVCITELEPHGDLIRVRADGLAADITPAASADLGLVPGMTVHFVVKAAAVSVYGS; encoded by the coding sequence GTGACATTTTCCTTCCAGGCGGCCGTGGCTGAGCGGGGTTTCGACGTGGCCCTCACCGTGGGACCCGCGGAGACCGTCGCAGTCATGGGGCCGAACGGGGCGGGCAAATCCACGCTGCTGTCCAGCATCGCCGGACTGCTCAAACCGGACAGTGGCCGGGCGGAACTCAACGGCCGCACGCTCTTCCAGTTGCACACAGCCAGGCATACATGGGTACCCCCGCACCGCCGGGGCACGGCCCTGCTCGCCCAGGAACCCCTGCTGTTTCCCCACCTTAGCGCCTTGGAAAATGTGGCCTTTGGGCCGCGCAGCACAGGGACCCCCAAGCGCCTTGCGGACAGCCGGGCCATGCATTGGCTTGCGGAAGTGGAAGCCGGTGACCTGGCGGCACGGCGTCCTGCAGAGCTCTCCGGCGGGCAGGCGCAGCGGGTTGCGGTGGCACGCGCGCTCGCGGCCGAACCGGATCTGCTCCTGCTGGATGAACCCCTGGCCGCACTGGACATCCACTCCGCACCGCTGCTCCGGCGGCTGCTTAAGCGGGTCCTCGCCGGGCGGCAGGCCATCATCATCACCCACGACGTGCTCGATGCGCTGATGCTTGCGGACAGGGTGGCCATCCTGGAGGGAGGCCGGATTGTGGAGGAAGGCACCACCCGTGCAGTACTGCAGCGGCCCAGGAGCTCTTTTGCTGCCGGGCTGGCCGGGCTGAACTTCGTCCCGGGAACGTTGACTGGAAACGGGATCCTGACAAGCCGGGGCCGGGAGATTGCGGGCCATTTCGAGGACCCCGGCGAATCTGGCGGGGACAGCCTGCCAGGCGTGGCGGTGTTCCCGCCGTCGGCCGTTTCAGTGTTTCTCAGCGATGCGCACGGCAGTCCCCGCAACTCCTTCCCGGTGTGCATCACCGAACTGGAACCCCACGGTGACCTGATCCGGGTCCGGGCGGACGGGCTCGCCGCGGACATCACGCCCGCAGCCTCGGCGGACCTGGGCCTGGTACCCGGCATGACGGTGCACTTTGTGGTCAAAGCCGCCGCGGTGTCGGTTTACGGGAGCTGA
- a CDS encoding nucleoside/nucleotide kinase family protein, producing the protein MDSPEITEAMDALRRRLVPGTRTILGIAGTPGSGKSTFATWIQQQFGPGTAVVVPMDGFHLGNAVIEGTPLRRRKGAIDTFDAGGYLSLLRRLVRRDEPVVYAPEFRRTLDEPVAASIAVPADIPLVITEGNYLLADQEPWKEVRAQLDEVWFVDTPQELRLHRLVARHVSFGMDPAAAVAWAAGPDEANALLIQATRPAADRIIPWEQELE; encoded by the coding sequence ATGGACTCCCCTGAGATCACTGAGGCGATGGACGCCCTCCGGCGCCGGCTGGTTCCCGGAACGCGGACCATCCTGGGTATTGCGGGCACACCCGGGTCAGGCAAGTCCACCTTCGCGACGTGGATCCAGCAGCAATTTGGCCCGGGTACCGCTGTTGTGGTTCCCATGGACGGCTTCCACCTGGGGAACGCCGTCATCGAGGGCACTCCCCTTCGCCGGCGGAAGGGCGCCATCGACACGTTCGACGCCGGCGGCTACCTTTCGCTGCTGCGGCGCCTCGTCCGGCGGGACGAGCCAGTGGTCTACGCCCCCGAGTTCCGGCGCACCCTGGACGAACCCGTGGCCGCGTCCATCGCCGTCCCGGCCGACATACCGCTGGTCATCACCGAGGGCAACTACCTGCTCGCGGACCAGGAGCCGTGGAAGGAGGTCCGGGCGCAGCTGGACGAAGTGTGGTTTGTGGACACGCCACAGGAGCTACGGCTGCACCGGCTGGTGGCACGGCACGTGTCGTTCGGAATGGACCCGGCGGCAGCTGTTGCGTGGGCGGCCGGGCCTGACGAAGCCAACGCCCTGCTGATCCAGGCGACCCGTCCGGCCGCCGACCGCATCATCCCCTGGGAGCAGGAGCTGGAATAA